In Lentibacillus amyloliquefaciens, one DNA window encodes the following:
- a CDS encoding acetoin utilization protein AcuC: MTCHAAFIYSNEFLNYHFHSDHPFNQKRVMLSKDLLEKQNLLSEDDIRAHRTATDEELALFHDKAYINTVKQAGISNLTADESAEYGIGTEDTPIFSNMHKASSALVGGTLSAVDAVLKGEAEHAVNLGGGLHHGFKRKASGFCIYNDGAIAIKYIRKHYDLKVLYVDTDAHHGDGVQWAFYDDPNVCTLSIHETGRYLFPGTGHINERGIKEGHGYSFNLPIDAFTEDESFIQVYETAFREITDFFQPDVILTQNGADAHVNDPLTHLCTTMESFERIPLLAHELAHQYCNGRWIALGGGGYDMWRVVPRAWAQIWSVMKTGDIQRGPLPPDWGSEWQSESPVTLPKVWQDDKKIVPNIPRKADITEKNERVLQSSLKYAKNKLNGTR; encoded by the coding sequence TCGGATCATCCATTTAATCAGAAACGTGTCATGCTATCGAAGGACTTGCTGGAAAAACAAAATTTGCTGTCCGAGGATGATATAAGAGCCCATCGAACTGCTACTGATGAGGAACTTGCCCTTTTTCATGATAAAGCATATATCAATACGGTAAAGCAAGCGGGGATAAGCAATTTAACCGCTGACGAATCCGCGGAATATGGCATCGGAACAGAGGATACACCAATATTTTCAAATATGCACAAAGCATCATCCGCGCTTGTAGGCGGGACACTGTCAGCAGTAGATGCTGTATTAAAAGGAGAAGCTGAACATGCCGTGAATCTTGGCGGCGGTCTACACCATGGCTTCAAACGAAAAGCGAGCGGTTTTTGCATTTACAATGACGGAGCAATCGCTATCAAATACATACGAAAACACTATGACTTAAAAGTACTGTATGTTGATACAGATGCTCACCATGGTGATGGCGTTCAATGGGCTTTTTATGATGATCCCAACGTATGCACCTTGTCCATCCATGAAACAGGCCGGTATCTTTTCCCGGGTACAGGGCATATCAATGAACGGGGCATTAAGGAAGGACACGGCTATTCATTTAATTTGCCGATTGATGCATTTACTGAAGATGAATCATTTATCCAAGTTTATGAAACGGCCTTCAGGGAAATCACTGACTTTTTTCAGCCTGATGTTATTTTGACACAAAATGGCGCTGATGCTCATGTGAATGATCCGCTGACTCACTTATGCACAACAATGGAAAGCTTTGAGCGGATTCCCCTGCTTGCGCATGAATTGGCGCACCAATATTGCAATGGTCGCTGGATAGCTCTTGGCGGTGGCGGTTATGATATGTGGCGTGTCGTTCCACGCGCATGGGCACAAATATGGAGTGTGATGAAGACAGGTGACATTCAAAGGGGCCCGCTTCCACCTGACTGGGGGAGTGAGTGGCAATCCGAATCACCTGTCACACTGCCGAAAGTTTGGCAAGATGATAAAAAGATTGTGCCGAATATACCTCGGAAAGCTGATATAACAGAAAAAAATGAGAGAGTACTGCAAAGCTCTCTCAAGTATGCCAAAAATAAACTCAATGGCACGCGATAA